GCACTAAGCAAAGTCCTCCATATAATTGGGTCAGGTTCCATAGGCATGTTCATTATGAAAGCATAAGCTTCCTTGAGTTGGCCAGCACGGCCCAAGGTATCCACCATTGCACCATAATGTATCATCATGGGTTTAATTTTATGCACATGCTCCATATCATGAAAGTATCGATACCCATCATCCACTAGTCCTGCATGGCTACAAGCACAGAGGACCCCAAGAAAGGTGACATAATTCGGACATATTGATGAGTTACACATCATCTTTAAGAAAAGATCAAGAGCTTCCTTAGCAGACCCATGTTGAGCTAGCCCCAAAATCATTGCACTCCATGTCCAAACATTTCTCTCTTGCACTCTATCAAACACCAACCACGCATAATCTACATCTCCAGATTTTGCATACATGTCGACAAGGGCAGTACccaattgaaaattcaaaaccatCCCTCTCACAATAACTAGGGAATGAACCCATCTCCCTAAGCTCAAGTTTCCAAGCTCAGCACACGCAGAAAGCATAACCACCATAGTGGTCTCATCCGGCTCAAAACCAAAATCCCTCATCTTCAAAAAATAACACATCCCATCATCAAACCACACGTTCTCAACACAAGCAGTTATTACAGCATTCCAAGAAACAACCGTTCTCACAgacatttcatcaaacaccCTACACGCATCCGAAATCCTCTTACAACACCCATAAGCACTGATCAAACTGTTCTGAACATACACATCAGAGTCCAAACCACACTTCACGACCTCCCCATGAACCTGCCTCCCTTCCTTAACCGCCGCGCACGCCTTGAAAAGGAACGGAAATGTGAGTTTATTGGGTCTAATTCCTCGCCTTCGCATTCCGAGAAATACCCATATCGCCTCTTTCGGAGAATCACTCGAGGCATATCCCCTGATGACAATGTTCCACGGCAAAGGCGTGGAATCATCGAAACCAAAGAGAATAGACCGCGCATAACGCAAGTTTTTTGAGGGAGACAAAGTGCAGAACCGGATGAGTTCGCTTAAGAGGAAGCTGTCTCTGTGGAGGCCAGAGACTATGATTTGAGCATGGATTTGAAAGAGCTGCTGGGCTGAGGAGCAGAGGTTGAGAAGAGTGAGGCATTGGTGCTTTCTggaaatgaaatttgaattacAGTTGGAGAAATTTGGAGGGAAGATGGGATTGGCAG
This genomic stretch from Castanea sativa cultivar Marrone di Chiusa Pesio chromosome 1, ASM4071231v1 harbors:
- the LOC142608318 gene encoding pentatricopeptide repeat-containing protein At2g36730 — encoded protein: MVRFPIPTANPIFPPNFSNCNSNFISRKHQCLTLLNLCSSAQQLFQIHAQIIVSGLHRDSFLLSELIRFCTLSPSKNLRYARSILFGFDDSTPLPWNIVIRGYASSDSPKEAIWVFLGMRRRGIRPNKLTFPFLFKACAAVKEGRQVHGEVVKCGLDSDVYVQNSLISAYGCCKRISDACRVFDEMSVRTVVSWNAVITACVENVWFDDGMCYFLKMRDFGFEPDETTMVVMLSACAELGNLSLGRWVHSLVIVRGMVLNFQLGTALVDMYAKSGDVDYAWLVFDRVQERNVWTWSAMILGLAQHGSAKEALDLFLKMMCNSSICPNYVTFLGVLCACSHAGLVDDGYRYFHDMEHVHKIKPMMIHYGAMVDTLGRAGQLKEAYAFIMNMPMEPDPIIWRTLLSACSIHYVNDKDGVGDKVKKKLLELEPRRGGNFVMVANMYSEVGMWEKAADVRRIMKAGRLKKMAGESCVNLGGSTHRFFSGYDDQADYGVIYQLLDGLSLHMKMINLL